AATAGAAAGAACCATTAAATTATGAAAGGTTGAACGCTAATTGAATAATTTAGAAATAAATACGGAATTCATAACACTCGGCCAGCTACTCAAGATGACGAATGCGATTAGTTCTGGTGGTATGGCAAAATGGTATCTTGATGAGCATATCGTCTATGTAAACGGTGAAGAGGAACAACGTCGCGGAAAAAAATTGCGTCATGATGATA
This genomic window from Sporosarcina sp. Marseille-Q4063 contains:
- the yaaA gene encoding S4 domain-containing protein YaaA, with amino-acid sequence MNNLEINTEFITLGQLLKMTNAISSGGMAKWYLDEHIVYVNGEEEQRRGKKLRHDDIIKLPEFGTFKIIEKTNGSTDVH